The genomic DNA GGTGGCACGCCAAGTTTCCTGAGGCGCAGTTGTTGCTCGTGGCACCGAGGGCAGTTTGGACGCGCACCCGCGCCTACGTGCCACACTACGAAGCGGTCAACCTGGCCGGGCGGTTTGGAGCCGACCCGGGCGACTATGAGTGGGAAGTGCTCGACACCCCGCAAGGGTTGAAATGGTGGCGGCGGACGGTGGGCGGCGACCCGGCTTACTGCGCCGCCCTCATCGCCCCCAGCACCGAGCTTGACTCGGTGGAGCTGTATGGCCTGATTGACATTGCCTCCGACAGCCCGTGGTGGTTCGATTCGATTTTCGACATGGCCAAGATTCACAAGCGGGCCGAAACCATTTCGCGCCAGAAAAACATCTCTATCGAAAGGGCCGAAATTTGGGTGAGCATTGTGGACGAGTACAAACCCCGAAACTTGCTTACCACCGCCAAAGATGAAAACGGCATTGCCTGGCGTGTGGGCGACATAGACGAGGTGACTCTGTTACAGAATGCCGTGCTGGGGCTGTTCGAGCGCGCTCGAAGCGCCATCCTGCCCGGCGAAGTGGATACAGGCACTCTGAAAAAAGGAACCGGCTCATTGAAGAATACAGGAACCGGTTCTCTGAAGAAATGACGACGATGAACATTGGCGTCCTTGCCCTGCAAGGCGCTTTCAGCGAACACATTCAAACACTCCGGCGGCTCGGCGCCAACGCAATCGAAGTCCGTCTGCCGCGCGACCTGCCTGGCCTGGACGGCCTCATCATCCCCGGCGGCGAGTCCACGACGATTGGCAAACTGGCGGTGCAATTTGAATTAATGGAACCTCTGCGCGAGTTCGGCGCAAGCCGCGCCGTGTGGGGCACGTGCGCTGGGGCGATCTTTCTCTCGAAAGACGTTCACCGCCGGCAACCGCTGTTGGGCCTCATGGACATCACCGTGCAGCGCAACGCCTTTGGCCGCCAAACCGAGAGCTTTGAAACCGATCTGGAAGTCCCGGCCTTCACACGCGAGGGCAACGGCCACACCCGCCCCTTCCACGCCATCTTCATTCGCGCCCCCATCATCGAATCGGTTGGCAAGGATGTGGAAGTTCTGGCGTGCCTGGAGAACGGCGCCATTGTAGCCGCCCGCCAGGGCCGCCTGCTGGCAACCTCCTTCCATCCTGAACTGACGCCGGATGGCAGGTTTCACCAGTATTTCCTGGAGATGGCAAAGGCCGCAACATGATTCGCCCTTTTGACTGGCGTGACTTTGGCCTGATTCGCCGGCTCTCCGAGCGCGGCGTCTGTTTCGACTCCGAGGCCGCCCTCACTCGCGGCCCGCACACCCTGCAGTCGGCGGTGTTGTCGTTCCTTGCGCCGGGCGCGGGTCTGCCCACCTTTATCTGGCGCAACGAAGAGGACAACAGCGTCGAGGGCTTCGGGCAAATTCAATTCCGGCACGGCGACGAACTGGCGCGTCTGGTCTTTATGGCCCCCGCCTTCGGCGAAGAAAGCCCGTGGGAAATCTTGCTCGAACGGCTCACCGCCGAGGCCGCCTCACACGGCGCTCACAACCTGGTGGCCGAAGTAAACGAAGACAGCGCCGAGTTCGAGTCGATGCGCCGTTTCGGGTTTGCCATTTACACCCGGCAACACATCTGGCGGGCGGGCAAACCGCGCGGCACTACCGCTCCGCTCGACGGCATCCGTCTCCGCCCGCAACAGAGCAGTGACTCGTTCGGTATTCAATCGCTCTACGCCAACATTGTGCCGCGCCTGGTGCAACAGGTGGAGCCGCCGCCGGCTCGTTACGGCCACGGTTACGTTTACGCGCCTCGCGGCGAAATTGAGGCCTTCTTCGACGTGAGTCGCGGGCCGCTCGGAGTCTGGGTTCAGCCGTATCTCCATCCCAGCATCTTCGACGACAGCGCGGCCCTCTTTGCCGACTTGCTCCGGCAGTTCACCGACCGCGAAACCGTTCCGGTTTACGTTTGTGTTCGCTCACACCAGGACTGGCTGAGGACGCCGCTGGCCAATCTGGGCTTTGAAGACTGGGCCGAGCAGGCCGTCATGGTCAAACGCCTGGCCGTGCGCGTGAGTGAACCGGAGTTCAACCCTCTTCAGGTGATCGTCGGCAGTAAGGCGACCACGCCGATGATAAAATCAAACTCAGGCACAAACACCAGGCCCCTTATCTGACAAGTGATTCGGCATCAACACCCCACGAAGCCGCCGGCGCGAAATGACCAATCGCCTCTTCGCGCTCCCGCGTCTTCGTGGTAAAAACTGCACATGCGAAAACGTATCACCGACGACATTCACGACCTCATCAAAATACTTCCGCCCAACATCGGCGAGGCCCTCACCGCCGCCAACCGCACCGACGACCTGCTCGAAGTGATCCTCGACCTGGGGCGCGTGCCAACCGCCCGTTACGTGGACGGCGAAGTGCGCCTGGCCGAAGCTGAAGTCGGCCACGACGACATCAACTTCATCGTCAGCCGCGTCGGCGATTTTGACGCCGACAACCGGGCCGGAATCGAGCGCACCCTGCACCGCATCTCCGGCATCCGCAACCGGCGGGGCCACGTGGTTGGCCTCACCTGCCGCGTGGGCCGGGCCGTGTACGGCACGACCGAGATCATCAAAGACCTGATCGAATCGGGCAAGAACATCCTCATGCTTGGCAAGCCCGGCATCGGCAAAACGACGATGTTGCGCGAAGCCGCCCGCATCCTGGCCGAGAAGAAGCGCGTCGTCATCGTGGACACCTCCAACGAAATCGGCGGCGACGGCGACGTGGCGCACCCGGCAGTGGGCCAGGCCCGGCGCATGCAAGTGGCCCAGCCCTCGCTTCAGCACGAAGTGATGATCGAAGCCGTTGAGAATCACAACCCGGAAGTAATCGTCATTGACGAAATTGGCCGTGAGCTGGAAGCCGCCGCCGCCCGCACCATCGCCGAACGCGGCGTGCAACTCATCGGCACCGCGCACGGCAACACCCTCGAAAACATTCTGCTCAATCCGACGCTGGCCGACCTCGTCGGCGGCATCGAGTCCGTCACCCTCTCTGACGAAGAGGCCCGGCGGCGCGGCACGCAAAAGACGGTGCTCGAGCGACGCGCCCCGCCGACCTTCGATGTTCTCATTGAACTGCGCGACCGGCGCAACATTGCCATTCACGCCGACGTAGCTGTCGCTGTGGACGGCTTGCTGCGTGGCCGCCCGATGCCCCTTGAAATGCGCCACGAGGATGAGACCGGGGCCATTCAAATGGAGACGATAGCCCCGCCCTCCACGGCTCGGAAAAGCGCCAATGGCCGGGGAATTGACATTCGCGCGCGCGGCGAATACATCCCGGTTGAGCCGGCCTCTGCCCGTCAACCGGACTCTCGCCCCGAACGTCTTTCTGCCGAGAGCCGCTCGCCTCAATCGTTCACGCCCGTGAAAATTTACGCCTACGGTCTGGCCCGCCAGCGTTTGGAGCAGGCCGCGCGACGCTTGCGCCTGCCGCTCAGCGTCGTGGACGACATCAACGACGCCCAGGCGCTGGTCACTCTCAAGACTTACTATCGCCGTCACCAGCGCCCCATCTCCGACGCCGAAGATCGCAACATGCCCATCTACGTTCTGCGCTCGAACACCGTCAACCAGATGGAGAGCTTCCTGACCGAGCTGTTCAACGTCACTCCGGACGGCCCGGTCGAAGTCGAGTCGCTCAACCATGCCATGCGCGAAACACAATCGGCCATTGAGGCCGTGCTCAACGGCTCGCGCACGGTTGACCTCTCGCCTCAGTCCGCCGCCGTCCGCCGCCGCCAGCACGAACTGGTGCGCGAGGCCAATTTGATCTCGCACTCTTACGGCAAAGAACCGTACCGGCGGGTGCGCATCTTCAGGGAATAAATCTCCAATTCTCCAATTCTCTGATTTCGAGATTGGAGGATTGGAGAATTAGAGATTATGCGCCTCTTCATCACCTTCGAAGGCCCCGACGGATCGGGCAAATCCACCCAATGCAAACTACTGGCCGAGTATCTGCAATCGCTCGGCCAGAATGTTTTGCTCACTCGCGAGCCGGGCGGCACTGACATCAGCCAGCAAGTGCGGCAGGTGATCATGGACATGAAGAACAAGGCCATGTTCCCGGCCACCGAATTTCTTCTGCTCTCCGCCGCCCGCGCTCAACTGGTGCGCGAAAAGATACGCCCCCACCTGGACGGCGGGGGCGTAGTCGTCTGTGATCGTTATTTTGATTCGTCACTGGCTTATCAAGGCTACGGTCACGGCCTGCCGTTGGACACCATTCGCGCCATCACCCGCTTTGCCACCGACGGCCTGAACCCCGACCTGACTCTGCTGCTGGACATGGATGCCGAGACCGGCCTGCGTCGTCGTCAAACCACTCAAGGCGAGTGGAACCGCCTTGACGATTACGCCCTCGCCTTTCATCAACGGGCGCGGCAGGGCTACCATGCCCTGGCCGCCGCCGAGCCAAATCGCTGGCGTATTATCAACGCCGACCAGCCGGTGGAGAAATTGCAGGAAGCGATTCGGGAGATTGCATTGGAAAAGTTGAAGGTTCATACTCAACCCAAAAACTGATTTATCTTTTCTATTGCTTCGTCCGCCGCCTCATATCTCACAAACGTCAACTTCGGGTTGCCGGTGATCATCTTCGACACCTTCACCCCCTCGCGCGCCAGGCACAACACCGGCTTGCCGGTCATGATCGCGTAAGCAATCTCGTAGCCCACGCCATGCGACGGGGTGCTGACCTCGGCCACCACAACAGAGGCGGCGTCCACCCAGGCAATGTCCCGCCGGAACACTTCCTCCGGCTCAATCGTCTCTTCCTCAACCGCAACTTCCAAATTGGCCAGGTGCGCCGTCAACACCTCGTGGCCGTGTGACATCATCCAATTCACTATTGCCGAATAAACCGGCTGATCGTTCCGCCCGCCGGTGATGGAGCAGGAAAAGTAGACTTTCATGAGTTGATTTCACCACCTGTTCAAGTTTTGTTTCGGCCAAGTTTCAGCGGCTTGAAGTTAAGGACGGGATGTAAACGCTTTGGCGCGCTTAATGCTACAATCCGGTTGCCTTTATCAGACAAGGAGGGCTTATGGCCGGTGAACTCCGTGAGACGCTCCGTTTCCTGCAAACGGAAAACGCCCGCCTCAAAGACGAAAACCGCGAACT from Chloroflexota bacterium includes the following:
- the tadA gene encoding Flp pilus assembly complex ATPase component TadA — encoded protein: MRKRITDDIHDLIKILPPNIGEALTAANRTDDLLEVILDLGRVPTARYVDGEVRLAEAEVGHDDINFIVSRVGDFDADNRAGIERTLHRISGIRNRRGHVVGLTCRVGRAVYGTTEIIKDLIESGKNILMLGKPGIGKTTMLREAARILAEKKRVVIVDTSNEIGGDGDVAHPAVGQARRMQVAQPSLQHEVMIEAVENHNPEVIVIDEIGRELEAAAARTIAERGVQLIGTAHGNTLENILLNPTLADLVGGIESVTLSDEEARRRGTQKTVLERRAPPTFDVLIELRDRRNIAIHADVAVAVDGLLRGRPMPLEMRHEDETGAIQMETIAPPSTARKSANGRGIDIRARGEYIPVEPASARQPDSRPERLSAESRSPQSFTPVKIYAYGLARQRLEQAARRLRLPLSVVDDINDAQALVTLKTYYRRHQRPISDAEDRNMPIYVLRSNTVNQMESFLTELFNVTPDGPVEVESLNHAMRETQSAIEAVLNGSRTVDLSPQSAAVRRRQHELVREANLISHSYGKEPYRRVRIFRE
- a CDS encoding nucleoside 2-deoxyribosyltransferase, yielding MKVYFSCSITGGRNDQPVYSAIVNWMMSHGHEVLTAHLANLEVAVEEETIEPEEVFRRDIAWVDAASVVVAEVSTPSHGVGYEIAYAIMTGKPVLCLAREGVKVSKMITGNPKLTFVRYEAADEAIEKINQFLG
- a CDS encoding dTMP kinase — its product is MRLFITFEGPDGSGKSTQCKLLAEYLQSLGQNVLLTREPGGTDISQQVRQVIMDMKNKAMFPATEFLLLSAARAQLVREKIRPHLDGGGVVVCDRYFDSSLAYQGYGHGLPLDTIRAITRFATDGLNPDLTLLLDMDAETGLRRRQTTQGEWNRLDDYALAFHQRARQGYHALAAAEPNRWRIINADQPVEKLQEAIREIALEKLKVHTQPKN
- the pdxT gene encoding pyridoxal 5'-phosphate synthase glutaminase subunit PdxT; this translates as MNIGVLALQGAFSEHIQTLRRLGANAIEVRLPRDLPGLDGLIIPGGESTTIGKLAVQFELMEPLREFGASRAVWGTCAGAIFLSKDVHRRQPLLGLMDITVQRNAFGRQTESFETDLEVPAFTREGNGHTRPFHAIFIRAPIIESVGKDVEVLACLENGAIVAARQGRLLATSFHPELTPDGRFHQYFLEMAKAAT